The Takifugu rubripes chromosome 7, fTakRub1.2, whole genome shotgun sequence genome has a segment encoding these proteins:
- the LOC101078986 gene encoding E3 ubiquitin-protein ligase NHLRC1 produces the protein MAQGPGLSCSSLGAEEILREIQVNLLECKVCFEKFSTGQSGHRPQNLSCGHVLCLKCITSLSHPVLKRLECPFCRQPCSTDGTSHCRVLNDVQELVFRRSASSSHGKNKDPRCGVGLASTALHLCTTLGGWGTLTNPTGIASLGSSGMMAVVHNGDMKVVVFSPEGRKLYSFGERRQTSGDVCYPLDVAVSPCGHLVVTDAGDKAVKVFTSRGHHLLTVEGSFQMPWGVATDSCGDILVTDTRTGALSKVKVDYNRALLLENQTVVSDLQCPKAVACCWATGNAAVVEQVPDVAGPPGRHHHTRLRVFTTDFHLLYQTDSFSLSLQSSPRLHVSGVAFDGDGDVIITDSSQGMVWSLGNLRHGPVLTPLVGEHLIHPVGLVSVNNSLVVLDAGDHTVKIYSAGRKAGSITKPISEQAQNISSHLGPQHTTN, from the coding sequence ATGGCCCAGGGTCCTGGTCTCTCCTGTTCCAGCCTCGGTGCTGAAGAGATCCTGAGAGAAATCCAGGTCAATTTACTGGAATGTAAAGTCTGCTTTGAGAAGTTCAGCACTGGGCAGAGTGGCCATAGGCCTCAGAACCTCTCCTGTGGTCACGTCCTCTGCCTGAAATGCATCACCTCTCTTTCCCACCCCGTCCTGAAGAGGCTGGAGTGCCCCTTCTGTCGTCAGCCGTGCAGCACTGACGGCACCTCCCACTGCCGGGTCCTCAACGACGTGCAGGAACTGGTCTTCCGGCGTTCCGCGTCATCTTCTCACGGGAAAAACAAAGACCCCCGCTGTGGTGTGGGCCTGGCATCTACAGCTCTGCACCTCTGCACAACTTTGGGGGGTTGGGGGACTCTCACCAACCCCACTGGGATAGCCTCTTTGGGTTCCTCTGGCATGATGGCTGTGGTGCACAACGGTGACATGAAGGTGGTGGTGTTCAGTCCAGAGGGCAGAAAGCTGTACAGTTTTGGGGAAAGAAGACAAACCAGCGGGGATGTCTGCTACCCACTGGATGTGGCGGTGTCTCCTTGTGGTCACTTGGTGGTGACCGATGCAGGCGACAAAGCTGTGAAGGTGTTTACCTCCAGGGGGCACCACCTTTTGACGGTTGAAGGTTCCTTCCAGATGCCCTGGGGTGTGGCCACAGACAGCTGTGGAGACATATTAGTGACAGATACTCGCACCGGTGCACTATCCAAGGTAAAAGTGGACTATAACCGCGCTCTCCTCCTGGAGAATCAGACTGTGGTTTCAGACCTCCAGTGTCCAAAAGCGGTGGCTTGTTGCTGGGCCACGGGGAACGCCGCCGTGGTGGAGCAGGTCCCTGATGTCGCTGGCCCACCAGGGAGGCACCATCACACCCGACTGAGGGTGTTTACAACAGACTTTCACCTGCTTTATCAGACTGACAGCTTCAGCCTGAGCCTGCAGTCCTCCCCCAGGCTGCACGTGTCCGGCGTGGCCTTCGACGGAGACGGAGACGTGATCATCACCGACTCCAGCCAGGGGATGGTCTGGAGTTTGGGGAACCTCCGTCACGGTCCGGTTCTGACTCCTCTGGTGGGAGAACACCTCATTCATCCGGTGGGTCTGGTGTCAGTGAACAACAGCCTGGTGGTTCTGGACGCTGGAGACCACACAGTAAAGATCTATTCTGCTGGACGTAAAGCCGGGTCCATCACAAAGCCCATTTCTGAGCAGGCCCAaaacatctcatctcatctgggACCTCAGCATACTACCAATTGA
- the ptdss1a gene encoding phosphatidylserine synthase 1, with amino-acid sequence MASVYSGAHTLSKHDVNYRMHFRMINEQQVEDITIEFFYRPHTITLLTCTVLSLMYFAFTRDDENYDSNLWIGLILVISFFLVISVLAFPNGPFTRPHPAIWRIVFGLSVLYFLFLVFIIFLNWQQVKQLMYWLDPNLRYAKREADIMEYAVNCHAITWERILSHFDIFAFSHFWGWGMKALLIRSYGLCWTISITWELTELFFMHLLPNFAECWWDQVILDILLCNGGGIWLGMTVCRFLEMRTYHWASIKDIHTTTGKIKRAVLQFTPASWTYVRWLDPKSSLQRVTGVYLFMIIWQLTELNTFFLKHIFVFPASHPLSWCRILFIGIITAPTVRQYYAYLTDTQCKRVGTQCWVFGAIAFLEALACIKFGQDLFSKTQILYVILWLLCLAFITFLCLYGMVWVAETYGPGEKGLLECEDSNYTESGDYMAADPKGEAEADGDSPTTRHRRKAAEKTKSINGLESQ; translated from the exons ATGGCGTCCGTGTATAGCGGCGCTCATACGCTGAGCAAGCATGATGTGAACTACAGAATGCATTTCCGAATGATTAACGAGCAGCAAGTTGAGGATATCACCATCGAGTTTTTCTACAGGCCGCACACTATCACGCTGCTGACATGCACGGTGCTCAGTCTGATGTATTTTGCGTTCACAAG AGATGATGAAAATTATGACAGTAACCTCTGGATTGGGCTCATCCTGGTCATCTCCTTCTTCCTTGTCATTAGTGTTTTGGCATTTCCTAATG GTCCATTTACCAGACCACATCCAGCAATATGGAGAATAGTTTTTG GCCTGAGTGTCCTTTACTTCCTATTCCTGGTTTTTATCATCTTCCTCAATTGGCAGCAGGTAAAGCAACTCATGTATTGGTTGGATCCAAACCTGCGTTACGCAAAGAGAGAGGCAGACATAATG GAATATGCCGTGAACTGTCATGCCATCACCTGGGAGAGAATCCTGAGCCACTTTGACATTTTTGCCTTCAGTCATTTCTGGGGTTGGGGTATGAAGGCCTTGCTCATCAGAAGCTATGGCCTCTGTTGGACCATCAGTATTACCTGGGAGCTCACCGAG CTCTTCTTCATGCATCTGCTGCCCAACTTTGCCGAGTGCTGGTGGGACCAGGTGATTCTGGACATTCTGCTGTGTAACGGTGGAGGCATCTGGCTCGGCATGACTGTGTGCCGTTTTTTGGAGATGAGAACGTACCACTGGGCCAGTATTAA GGACATCCACACAACCACAGGAAAGATCAAGCGAGCTGTGTTACAGTTTACTCCCGCAAGTTGGACCTACGTTCGTTGGCTCGACCCCAAATCGTCCCTGCAGAGAGTGACGGGTGTCTATCTGTTCATGATCATCTGGCAG CTGACAGAGTTGAACACATTCTTCCTGAAGCATATTTTCGTCTTTCCGGCAAGCCATCCTCTCAGCTGGTGTCGAATCTTATTCATTGGTATCATCACAGCTCCGACAGTGAG GCAGTATTACGCATAcctgacagacacacagtgCAAGAGAGTGGGGACCCAGTGCTGGGTGTTTGG GGCAATCGCCTTTCTGGAGGCCTTGGCGTGCATCAAGTTTGGACAGGACTTGTTTTCCAAAACGCAGATCCTCTATGTGATCCTGTGGCTGCTCTGTTTG GCCTTCATTACATTCCTGTGCTTGTATGGAATGGTGTGGGTTGCTGAAACCTATGGTCCAGGAGAAAAG GGCCTCTTAGAATGTGAGGACAGTAATTACACAGAATCTGGTGACTACATGGCAGCTGATCCTAAAG GGGAGGCGGAGGCGGATGGCGACAGCCCGACAACCAGACACAGACGGAAGGCTGCAGAAAAGACCAAATCCATCAATGGCTTGGAGAGCCAGTAA